The Synchiropus splendidus isolate RoL2022-P1 chromosome 11, RoL_Sspl_1.0, whole genome shotgun sequence genome contains a region encoding:
- the uvssa gene encoding UV-stimulated scaffold protein A isoform X1 — translation MELSQRERLSQLVEVLTTSGDPQLNQHKMKEVKKICKESNDCIDHVYHLVMSQLNEDHAEIRLSAFQIASELFSRSHHFRTLVVDNFQDFLDLTVETDTEQPLPPPKPVAKKLRSLAIQTVQSWQASYGSAYKKLALGYHFLKQVKKVDFDDAEARTIAERRREEERQRKMERIYKERVEAATKDMEESYEDIQSSLTEMESCMMLLLPKFDSTDVEGTSSGLQKAEIQVEPKEEAPCCSKDLRTDREEVRVQEDLVAGEVKTEITEKNEETKEEGEDSGTDGEDEDSFIRNSGLISHSYNLDLKLSPGIHVNETEDNEAVVSTVIDLHRLITNKHLPAVQGWVQVFTKSGADQQLLRRALDLKTSIEAALQKHKELHIDYKTRIRKVITASSDDEEDEFDEVPEKEGYEPHIPDHLRAEYGLDPSPSTSNASVFKKTQAKLPASPKLPASLSSRKVKRQREEEADPTCAAATVRVLKEQLRFPTQPISSTGPSSNETSSAQKTTDAPVVPFGLDLYYWGEELPNAGKIIKSSSQHQFWVPAEVVEEVDNPDLLAESRSRYITFPGKFSPVSHYCHAPLGDGRLCQRQDRVKCPFHGRIVPRDHEGRPCKQEDRLRLEEEERRRREEQPDWRDPELMRDIEAATGEDLGSDRVGKKGKGKAKKKYPNLSDLKQSANTSRSRLEKRVFNKSSMRRVAQMMSKADSRKHDKFSNQFNYALN, via the exons ATGGAGCTGTCTCAGAGAGAAAGACTGTCTCAACTGGTGGAGGTGCTGACAACATCTGGAGATCCACAGCTCAACCAGCACAAAATGAAAGAGGTCAAGAAGATCTGCAA GGAGTCTAATGATTGCATCGACCACGTCTACCACCTGGTTATGTCACAGCTGAACGAGGACCATGCGGAGATTCGACTGTCAGCTTTTCAGATAGCCAGTGAACTCTTCTCCAGATCACACCACTTCAGAACCCTTGTAGTAGACAACTTTCAG GACTTCCTGGATTTAACAGTGGAGACTGACACAGAGCAACCACTTCCTCCACCAAAACCAGTTGCCAAGAAGCTGCGTTCGCTGGCTATCCAGACAGTTCAGTCCTGGCAGGCCTCCTACGGGTCAGCATATAAGAAACTAGCCCTTGGCTATCATTTCCTCAAACAAGTTAAGAAG GTGGATTTTGATGATGCTGAAGCTCGAACGATAGCAGAGAggcggagggaggaggagaggcagaggaaaatGGAGAGGATTTACAAGGAGAGAGTGGAGGCTGCCACTAAAGACATGGAGG AGAGCTATGAGGACATTCAGTCGTCTCTGACTGAGATGGAGTCTTgcatgatgctgctgcttccCAAGTTTGACTCCACAGATGTGGAGGGAACCAGTAGTGGTCTGCAAAAGGCAGAAATCCAAGTTGAACCGAAAGAGGAGGCGCCCTGCTGCAGCAAAGATTTGCGGACTGACAGAGAAGAAGTCAGAGTCCAGGAGGACCTGGTTGCTGGAGAAGTTAAGACAgaaatcacagaaaaaaatgaggagACAAAAGAAGAGGGTGAGGACAGTGGCACagatggagaagatgaagactCATTTATCCGGAACTCAGGCTTGATTTCTCACTCATACAATCTAGACCTAAAGCTGAGCCCAG GCATACATGTGAATGAGACTGAAGATAATGAAGCTGTGGTTTCCACTGTGATAGACCTCCATCGACTGATAACCAACAAACACCTGCCTGCGGTCCAAGGCTGGGTTCAG GTCTTCACCAAGTCTGGTGCTGATCAGCAGCTCCTCAGAAGAGCTCTGGATTTGAAAACGTCTATAGAAGCTGCACTGCAGAAACACAAAGAACTTCACATCGACTACAAGACAAGAATACGTAAAGTG ATTACAGCTTCttcagatgatgaagaggatgaattTGATGAGGTTCCTGAGAAAGAGGGATACGAGCCTCACATCCCTGATCATCTGCGAGCTGAGTACG GTCTGGATCCTTCTCCATCTACCTCGAACGCATCTGTCTTTAAAAAGACTCAGGCGAAGCTCCCTGCAAGTCCAAAGCTACCTGCGTCTCTGTCTTCCAGAAAAGTAAAACGTCAAAGAGAGGAAGAGGCGGATCCAACATGTGCTGCTGCAACCGTCAGGGTGCTCAAGGAGCAACTGAGATTTCCCACACAGCCCAT CAGCTCCACTGGGCCAAGTTCCAATGAGACCTCTTCTGCCCAGAAAACTACCGATGCACCAGTAGTTCCATTTGGTCTTGACCTCTACTACTGGGGTGAGGAGCTACCCAACGCTGGAAAGATCATCAA GTCAAGCTCGCAGCACCAGTTCTGGGTTCCAGCTGAGGTGGTAGAGGAGGTGGACAACCCTGATCTTCTGGCAGAGAGCAGGAGTAGATACATCACCTTCCCAGGGAAATTCAGTCCTGTCAGCCACTACTGCCATGCGCCGCTCGGTGATGGGAGGTTGTGTCAGCGACAGGACCGAGTCAAG TGTCCCTTCCATGGACGGATTGTTCCTCGGGATCATGAAGGTCGTCCGTGCAAACAGGAGGACAGGCTGAgactggaggaagaagagaggaggcggAGAGAGGAGCAGCCTG ACTGGAGAGATCCAGAGCTGATGCGGGACATAGAGGCTGCAACAGGAGAAGACCTGGGCTCTGACAGAGTTGGGAAAAAAGGGAAAGGCAAAGCAAAGAAGAAATACCCAAACCTGAGTGACTTGAAGCAGAGCGCCAACACTTCGCGGTCCAGACTGGAGAAGAGAGTCTTCAACAA GAGCTCCATGCGTCGAGTGGCTCAGATGATGAGTAAAGCCGACAGCCGGAAACACGACAAGTTTTCCAACCAATTTAACTACGCTCTCAACTGA
- the uvssa gene encoding UV-stimulated scaffold protein A isoform X2 → MELSQRERLSQLVEVLTTSGDPQLNQHKMKEVKKICKESNDCIDHVYHLVMSQLNEDHAEIRLSAFQIASELFSRSHHFRTLVVDNFQDFLDLTVETDTEQPLPPPKPVAKKLRSLAIQTVQSWQASYGSAYKKLALGYHFLKQVKKVDFDDAEARTIAERRREEERQRKMERIYKERVEAATKDMEESYEDIQSSLTEMESCMMLLLPKFDSTDVEGTSSGLQKAEIQVEPKEEAPCCSKDLRTDREEVRVQEDLVAGEVKTEITEKNEETKEEGEDSGTDGEDEDSFIRNSGLISHSYNLDLKLSPGIHVNETEDNEAVVSTVIDLHRLITNKHLPAVQGWVQVFTKSGADQQLLRRALDLKTSIEAALQKHKELHIDYKTRIRKVITASSDDEEDEFDEVPEKEGYEPHIPDHLRAEYGLDPSPSTSNASVFKKTQAKLPASPKLPASLSSRKVKRQREEEADPTCAAATVRVLKEQLRFPTQPISTGPSSNETSSAQKTTDAPVVPFGLDLYYWGEELPNAGKIIKSSSQHQFWVPAEVVEEVDNPDLLAESRSRYITFPGKFSPVSHYCHAPLGDGRLCQRQDRVKCPFHGRIVPRDHEGRPCKQEDRLRLEEEERRRREEQPDWRDPELMRDIEAATGEDLGSDRVGKKGKGKAKKKYPNLSDLKQSANTSRSRLEKRVFNKSSMRRVAQMMSKADSRKHDKFSNQFNYALN, encoded by the exons ATGGAGCTGTCTCAGAGAGAAAGACTGTCTCAACTGGTGGAGGTGCTGACAACATCTGGAGATCCACAGCTCAACCAGCACAAAATGAAAGAGGTCAAGAAGATCTGCAA GGAGTCTAATGATTGCATCGACCACGTCTACCACCTGGTTATGTCACAGCTGAACGAGGACCATGCGGAGATTCGACTGTCAGCTTTTCAGATAGCCAGTGAACTCTTCTCCAGATCACACCACTTCAGAACCCTTGTAGTAGACAACTTTCAG GACTTCCTGGATTTAACAGTGGAGACTGACACAGAGCAACCACTTCCTCCACCAAAACCAGTTGCCAAGAAGCTGCGTTCGCTGGCTATCCAGACAGTTCAGTCCTGGCAGGCCTCCTACGGGTCAGCATATAAGAAACTAGCCCTTGGCTATCATTTCCTCAAACAAGTTAAGAAG GTGGATTTTGATGATGCTGAAGCTCGAACGATAGCAGAGAggcggagggaggaggagaggcagaggaaaatGGAGAGGATTTACAAGGAGAGAGTGGAGGCTGCCACTAAAGACATGGAGG AGAGCTATGAGGACATTCAGTCGTCTCTGACTGAGATGGAGTCTTgcatgatgctgctgcttccCAAGTTTGACTCCACAGATGTGGAGGGAACCAGTAGTGGTCTGCAAAAGGCAGAAATCCAAGTTGAACCGAAAGAGGAGGCGCCCTGCTGCAGCAAAGATTTGCGGACTGACAGAGAAGAAGTCAGAGTCCAGGAGGACCTGGTTGCTGGAGAAGTTAAGACAgaaatcacagaaaaaaatgaggagACAAAAGAAGAGGGTGAGGACAGTGGCACagatggagaagatgaagactCATTTATCCGGAACTCAGGCTTGATTTCTCACTCATACAATCTAGACCTAAAGCTGAGCCCAG GCATACATGTGAATGAGACTGAAGATAATGAAGCTGTGGTTTCCACTGTGATAGACCTCCATCGACTGATAACCAACAAACACCTGCCTGCGGTCCAAGGCTGGGTTCAG GTCTTCACCAAGTCTGGTGCTGATCAGCAGCTCCTCAGAAGAGCTCTGGATTTGAAAACGTCTATAGAAGCTGCACTGCAGAAACACAAAGAACTTCACATCGACTACAAGACAAGAATACGTAAAGTG ATTACAGCTTCttcagatgatgaagaggatgaattTGATGAGGTTCCTGAGAAAGAGGGATACGAGCCTCACATCCCTGATCATCTGCGAGCTGAGTACG GTCTGGATCCTTCTCCATCTACCTCGAACGCATCTGTCTTTAAAAAGACTCAGGCGAAGCTCCCTGCAAGTCCAAAGCTACCTGCGTCTCTGTCTTCCAGAAAAGTAAAACGTCAAAGAGAGGAAGAGGCGGATCCAACATGTGCTGCTGCAACCGTCAGGGTGCTCAAGGAGCAACTGAGATTTCCCACACAGCCCAT CTCCACTGGGCCAAGTTCCAATGAGACCTCTTCTGCCCAGAAAACTACCGATGCACCAGTAGTTCCATTTGGTCTTGACCTCTACTACTGGGGTGAGGAGCTACCCAACGCTGGAAAGATCATCAA GTCAAGCTCGCAGCACCAGTTCTGGGTTCCAGCTGAGGTGGTAGAGGAGGTGGACAACCCTGATCTTCTGGCAGAGAGCAGGAGTAGATACATCACCTTCCCAGGGAAATTCAGTCCTGTCAGCCACTACTGCCATGCGCCGCTCGGTGATGGGAGGTTGTGTCAGCGACAGGACCGAGTCAAG TGTCCCTTCCATGGACGGATTGTTCCTCGGGATCATGAAGGTCGTCCGTGCAAACAGGAGGACAGGCTGAgactggaggaagaagagaggaggcggAGAGAGGAGCAGCCTG ACTGGAGAGATCCAGAGCTGATGCGGGACATAGAGGCTGCAACAGGAGAAGACCTGGGCTCTGACAGAGTTGGGAAAAAAGGGAAAGGCAAAGCAAAGAAGAAATACCCAAACCTGAGTGACTTGAAGCAGAGCGCCAACACTTCGCGGTCCAGACTGGAGAAGAGAGTCTTCAACAA GAGCTCCATGCGTCGAGTGGCTCAGATGATGAGTAAAGCCGACAGCCGGAAACACGACAAGTTTTCCAACCAATTTAACTACGCTCTCAACTGA